In one Sphingobium sp. MI1205 genomic region, the following are encoded:
- the yajC gene encoding preprotein translocase subunit YajC, which produces MLITPAFAQTAGEQSSGASMLIQMAPLVLIFVVFYFLLIRPQQKRMKEHKAKIDAVKKGDQVVTGGGLVGKVARVDEHYVDVELAPGMKVKAVKSTLTDVVDPTTAKPAND; this is translated from the coding sequence ATGCTCATTACCCCAGCCTTTGCCCAGACCGCGGGCGAGCAGTCGTCCGGCGCTTCGATGCTGATACAGATGGCGCCGCTCGTCCTCATCTTCGTCGTCTTCTACTTTCTGCTGATCCGCCCGCAGCAAAAGCGGATGAAGGAGCACAAGGCAAAGATCGACGCAGTGAAAAAGGGCGATCAGGTGGTGACCGGCGGTGGCTTGGTCGGCAAGGTTGCCCGGGTCGATGAGCATTATGTCGATGTCGAACTTGCGCCGGGCATGAAGGTGAAGGCAGTCAAATCGACCCTTACCGACGTCGTCGATCCCACGACCGCCAAGCCCGCGAACGACTGA
- a CDS encoding alkylphosphonate utilization protein has protein sequence MNDTNDDYFYDEASGEWISKSEAAAMALAADRVEVRDSAGNLLADGDSVITIKDLKVKGAGQTLRKGTVIKSIRLTGDPQEIDCRYEGIKGLVLRAEFVRKH, from the coding sequence ATGAACGATACGAATGATGATTATTTCTATGACGAAGCTTCAGGCGAGTGGATCTCCAAATCGGAAGCTGCCGCTATGGCGTTGGCGGCAGACCGGGTGGAGGTGCGCGATTCCGCCGGCAACCTTCTGGCGGACGGCGACAGCGTCATCACGATCAAGGATCTGAAGGTCAAGGGAGCTGGACAGACGCTGCGCAAGGGAACCGTGATCAAGTCGATCCGGCTGACTGGCGACCCGCAGGAAATTGACTGCCGCTATGAAGGAATCAAAGGGCTGGTTCTCAGGGCCGAGTTCGTTCGCAAGCATTGA
- a CDS encoding SulP family inorganic anion transporter: MDADGRLIAFTPKLVTVLREGYSLDRLRRDCIAGLTVAIVALPLAMALAIASGASPDKGLVTAVIAGFLISALGGSRVQVGGPTGAFVVVVFGVIAQHGYDGLLLATLMAGAMLIIAGYAGLGNLVRFIPQPVVTGFTAGIAVIIASSQVKDFLGLSMESVPADFLGKWAAYFVELDSVRLGTLTVGVGSLALITALRKWAPRLPGFLIAVILAAVAVALLHLPVETIGSRFPDLPTGLPVPALPAFSLAKARAIIPSAFTIAFLAGIEALLSAVVADGMIGSRHRSNQELVGQGIANIASALFGGLPATGAIARTATNIKAGAITPVAGMMHALFLLLFILFASDLMAYVPLAALAAILFMVAWGMSEHHRFIQLLRMPNGDRTLLLLTFSLTVLVDLTVAIGVGVTLASLLFMMRMSRAVEIANDSSEIVLPSEEEGEDVHQRDALPPGVEVFRIDGPLFFGVANELLDTLRRVGPPPKIIILRMRRVPLLDASGVTTIEEVVRYAASAGTQIIISGIQPQPLAMLVRVSLGPADRHMIFSHDFPDALRVARAIAAAPATAAERLN; this comes from the coding sequence ATGGATGCTGATGGCCGCCTGATCGCTTTCACCCCGAAGCTGGTCACGGTCCTGCGCGAGGGCTATTCGCTCGATCGGCTGAGGCGCGACTGTATTGCCGGCCTCACCGTTGCGATCGTCGCCCTACCTCTGGCCATGGCGCTGGCGATCGCAAGCGGCGCATCGCCCGACAAGGGACTTGTCACGGCTGTTATTGCCGGTTTCCTGATCTCGGCGCTTGGTGGCTCGCGCGTTCAGGTGGGCGGACCAACCGGCGCCTTCGTCGTCGTCGTTTTCGGCGTCATCGCACAACATGGCTATGACGGTCTGCTGCTCGCGACATTGATGGCGGGGGCGATGCTGATCATCGCCGGCTATGCGGGCTTGGGTAACCTCGTGCGCTTCATTCCGCAGCCGGTGGTCACCGGCTTCACAGCCGGCATCGCGGTGATCATCGCATCAAGCCAGGTGAAGGATTTTCTCGGCCTGTCGATGGAAAGCGTGCCCGCTGATTTTCTTGGAAAATGGGCAGCCTATTTTGTGGAGCTGGACAGCGTCCGCCTCGGCACCCTGACGGTGGGTGTGGGATCGCTGGCGCTAATCACAGCCCTTCGCAAATGGGCGCCGCGCTTACCGGGCTTCCTGATCGCCGTTATATTAGCGGCAGTAGCCGTCGCGCTTCTCCATCTTCCAGTGGAGACGATCGGGTCGCGCTTTCCGGACCTGCCGACGGGCCTCCCCGTTCCCGCCTTGCCTGCATTTTCCCTGGCGAAGGCGCGGGCGATCATACCGTCGGCTTTCACCATCGCCTTTCTCGCCGGGATCGAGGCGCTCCTCTCGGCGGTCGTCGCCGATGGCATGATCGGTTCGCGGCATCGATCCAATCAGGAGCTGGTGGGTCAGGGGATAGCGAACATCGCGTCGGCACTGTTCGGCGGCCTGCCCGCGACCGGCGCTATCGCGCGCACGGCCACCAACATCAAGGCTGGCGCGATCACACCCGTGGCCGGCATGATGCACGCGCTGTTCCTGCTGCTGTTCATACTGTTCGCTTCGGATCTCATGGCCTATGTGCCTTTGGCGGCGCTCGCGGCCATATTGTTCATGGTCGCCTGGGGTATGAGCGAACATCATCGCTTCATCCAGTTGCTGCGCATGCCCAATGGCGATCGCACTCTCCTCCTGCTGACTTTCAGCCTCACGGTCCTCGTCGATCTCACGGTCGCGATCGGCGTCGGCGTCACGCTCGCCTCGCTCCTCTTCATGATGCGCATGAGCCGAGCGGTGGAGATCGCAAACGACAGCAGCGAAATTGTGCTGCCATCAGAGGAGGAAGGAGAGGACGTCCATCAGCGCGACGCGCTTCCTCCGGGCGTCGAAGTCTTCCGCATCGATGGCCCTCTCTTCTTCGGCGTCGCCAATGAATTGCTCGATACGCTGCGGCGCGTCGGGCCGCCGCCGAAGATCATCATCCTTCGTATGCGGCGGGTGCCGCTGCTCGATGCCAGCGGCGTGACGACGATCGAGGAAGTCGTGCGGTACGCCGCGTCGGCCGGCACGCAGATCATAATTTCGGGCATTCAGCCGCAGCCCCTAGCAATGCTCGTGCGGGTTTCACTGGGGCCAGCGGACCGGCATATGATCTTCAGTCACGATTTTCCCGACGCCCTGCGCGTTGCAAGAGCAATCGCCGCTGCACCCGCGACGGCAGCCGAACGGCTCAACTGA
- a CDS encoding helix-turn-helix domain-containing protein, whose protein sequence is MITSQQMRAARALLGIDQRQLAALAGVSLPTIQRMEASDGQVRSVVDTLVKVINAIESAGIEIIGENAQSSGAGRGVRLKDSFVGGQTRRVPSVLFDQSAQDDGC, encoded by the coding sequence ATGATCACGTCTCAGCAAATGCGGGCTGCGCGAGCGTTGCTCGGCATCGATCAACGTCAACTCGCCGCGTTGGCAGGTGTTTCTCTGCCAACGATCCAGCGGATGGAAGCGTCCGACGGGCAGGTGCGAAGCGTCGTCGATACCTTGGTCAAGGTGATCAACGCTATCGAGTCCGCAGGAATCGAGATCATAGGAGAGAATGCCCAGAGCAGCGGGGCGGGACGTGGCGTACGCCTCAAGGACAGCTTTGTCGGCGGACAAACCAGGCGTGTACCGTCGGTCCTGTTCGATCAATCGGCACAAGACGATGGATGCTGA
- a CDS encoding group III truncated hemoglobin, which produces MDNASTIDEAGLERVVQAFYARVRADAELGPIFHDAVRDWPDHLKKLTAFWSSVMLGSGRYKGQPVPAHFKHKDRIKPALFDRWLGLWNETTEALMEPDAATALQAKAAHIAESLKLALYFQLDAMPRRADVPRGVFSAEEPEQRLRP; this is translated from the coding sequence GTGGACAATGCCTCAACGATCGACGAAGCAGGCCTGGAACGGGTGGTGCAGGCTTTTTATGCTCGTGTGCGGGCAGATGCAGAACTCGGCCCCATCTTCCATGATGCAGTTCGGGACTGGCCCGACCATTTGAAAAAATTGACTGCCTTCTGGTCGTCGGTAATGTTGGGAAGCGGTCGCTACAAGGGGCAACCAGTCCCGGCCCACTTCAAGCATAAGGATCGCATCAAGCCTGCACTGTTTGATCGCTGGCTCGGTCTCTGGAACGAGACGACCGAAGCATTGATGGAACCCGACGCCGCGACGGCGCTCCAGGCCAAGGCAGCGCACATTGCAGAGAGTTTGAAACTCGCCCTCTACTTCCAGCTCGATGCCATGCCACGCCGGGCTGATGTCCCGCGAGGAGTCTTCAGCGCGGAGGAGCCTGAACAGAGGTTGCGTCCATGA
- a CDS encoding DUF1971 domain-containing protein, with protein MKTVQPYRSTPVFDQDTLPAALRARHDTKAGVWGVIRVIEGQLELTYLDPPSTTLLTPDQPGLVEPQQPHFVTPIGAMKMQVDFYDHPPAR; from the coding sequence ATGAAAACTGTCCAACCTTATCGCTCGACGCCTGTGTTCGACCAAGACACATTGCCGGCGGCCCTGCGCGCGCGCCACGATACAAAGGCAGGCGTTTGGGGCGTGATCCGCGTGATCGAGGGGCAGCTTGAACTCACTTATCTCGATCCGCCTTCCACGACACTCCTCACACCCGACCAGCCAGGTTTGGTGGAGCCACAACAGCCCCATTTCGTCACTCCGATCGGCGCGATGAAGATGCAGGTCGACTTTTACGATCATCCACCTGCCCGCTGA
- a CDS encoding glycoside hydrolase family 108 protein, translated as MDVSALIDEVIAREGGYSNHPADRGGPTNFGITQAVARANGYAGDMRRLPRTMAEAIYRRLYWERPGYAFVAQAAPQIAAELFDSAVNMGPGTATGFLQRALNALNRNQKDYPDLRVDRVIGAKTLGALGAFIMLRGKAGEKVLLKTIEALQGERYVALAESRPANEAFLYGWLANRIGNL; from the coding sequence ATGGATGTTTCGGCGCTGATCGACGAAGTGATCGCACGCGAGGGGGGCTATAGCAACCATCCGGCGGATCGGGGTGGCCCGACCAATTTCGGCATTACGCAGGCAGTGGCGCGGGCCAATGGCTATGCTGGCGACATGCGGCGGCTGCCCCGTACGATGGCGGAAGCAATATACCGGCGGCTTTACTGGGAACGGCCAGGCTATGCCTTCGTCGCGCAGGCCGCGCCGCAAATAGCGGCGGAATTGTTCGACAGCGCCGTCAACATGGGTCCGGGAACTGCGACCGGCTTCCTGCAAAGAGCGCTCAACGCCCTCAATCGCAATCAGAAGGATTATCCGGACCTGAGGGTCGATCGCGTAATCGGAGCGAAGACACTGGGCGCGCTCGGCGCCTTCATCATGCTGCGCGGCAAGGCCGGGGAGAAGGTGCTGCTCAAGACGATCGAGGCGTTGCAGGGCGAACGCTATGTGGCGCTGGCGGAGAGCAGGCCCGCCAATGAGGCGTTTCTCTATGGCTGGCTTGCAAATCGGATCGGCAATTTATGA
- a CDS encoding 3TM-type holin: protein MSAPRRPRTPADRWTVRARPAFLYVMYGLLLWSVPLGLVGGARPEMAEAIIRTMRAYFEALPEPLYALFGTGYLGYTAARTWGKVKGAER, encoded by the coding sequence ATGAGCGCGCCCCGCCGTCCCCGCACGCCCGCGGATCGCTGGACGGTGCGCGCAAGGCCCGCGTTCCTCTACGTCATGTACGGGCTGCTGTTATGGTCCGTACCGCTGGGGCTGGTCGGGGGCGCGCGGCCGGAGATGGCCGAAGCGATCATCCGGACGATGCGCGCCTATTTCGAAGCACTGCCCGAGCCGCTCTATGCGCTGTTTGGGACAGGGTATCTGGGCTACACGGCGGCGCGCACATGGGGCAAGGTGAAAGGCGCTGAACGATAG
- the rpsM gene encoding 30S ribosomal protein S13: MARIAGVNIPTNKRVIIALTYIHGIGRKTAVDIATKLGIDQSRRVQDLSDAEVLQIREAIDADLTVEGDLRRETAMNIKRLMDLACYRGLRHRKGLPVRGQRTHTNARTRKGKAKPIAGKKK, translated from the coding sequence ATGGCACGTATTGCGGGTGTTAACATCCCGACCAACAAGCGCGTAATCATCGCGCTCACCTACATTCACGGTATCGGCCGCAAGACCGCCGTCGACATCGCCACGAAGCTGGGCATCGACCAGAGCCGCCGCGTTCAGGACCTGTCGGACGCCGAAGTCCTGCAGATCCGCGAAGCCATTGACGCCGACCTCACCGTTGAAGGTGACCTGCGTCGTGAAACCGCGATGAACATCAAGCGCCTGATGGATCTGGCCTGCTATCGTGGCCTGCGTCATCGCAAAGGCCTGCCGGTCCGCGGTCAGCGCACGCATACCAATGCGCGCACCCGCAAGGGCAAGGCCAAGCCGATCGCCGGCAAGAAGAAGTAA
- the rpsK gene encoding 30S ribosomal protein S11, with the protein MAREPQRIKRRERKNISAGVAHVNASFNNTMVTITDAQGNAISWSSAGMMGFKGSRKSTPYAAQVCAEDAGRKAAEHGVRTLEVEVKGPGSGRESALRALQAVGFHITSIRDVTPIPHNGVRPSKRRRV; encoded by the coding sequence ATGGCACGCGAACCCCAGCGCATCAAGCGCCGCGAACGCAAGAACATCTCGGCCGGCGTCGCGCACGTCAACGCCAGCTTCAACAACACCATGGTGACCATCACCGACGCCCAGGGCAATGCGATCAGCTGGTCCTCGGCAGGCATGATGGGCTTCAAGGGCAGCCGCAAATCTACCCCGTACGCCGCGCAGGTCTGCGCTGAAGACGCGGGCCGCAAGGCCGCCGAACATGGCGTGCGCACGCTGGAAGTCGAAGTGAAGGGCCCCGGTTCGGGCCGTGAATCGGCACTGCGCGCCCTGCAGGCCGTCGGCTTCCACATCACTTCTATCCGCGACGTGACGCCGATCCCGCACAATGGCGTGCGTCCTTCCAAGCGTCGCCGCGTCTAA
- a CDS encoding DNA-directed RNA polymerase subunit alpha — translation MTVNMKNWQELKKPNSLEIKAAGDGKRKATFVAEPLERGFGLTLGNALRRVLLSSLQGAAVTSIKIENVLHEFSSLTGVREDVTDIVLNIKQVALRMEGDGPRRLQLSATGPGEVRAGDITTVGDIEVMNPDLVICHLDQGATLNMELTADVGKGYVPAVANRPADAPIGLIPIDALYSPVRQVAYKVDNTRVGQELDYDKLSLTVETDGTVTPEDAVAYAARILQDQLQLFVHFEDALPVAAPAAGASASAASEGESDTNQINRYLLKKVDELELSVRSANCLKNDNIIYIGDLVQKTEAEMLRTPNFGRKSLNEIKEVLSSMGLRLGMDIPGWPPENIEEMAKKLEQELLG, via the coding sequence ATGACTGTCAACATGAAGAACTGGCAGGAATTGAAGAAGCCCAACAGCCTTGAGATCAAGGCCGCGGGCGACGGCAAGCGCAAGGCGACCTTCGTCGCCGAGCCGCTGGAGCGCGGCTTTGGCCTGACGCTTGGCAACGCGCTGCGCCGGGTTCTTCTGTCCTCGCTCCAGGGCGCGGCGGTCACCTCGATCAAGATCGAGAACGTCCTGCATGAATTCTCGTCGCTGACCGGCGTGCGTGAAGATGTCACGGACATCGTCCTCAACATCAAGCAGGTCGCGCTGCGCATGGAAGGCGACGGTCCCCGCCGCCTGCAACTGTCCGCGACCGGCCCTGGCGAAGTCCGCGCGGGTGACATCACCACTGTTGGCGACATCGAAGTGATGAACCCCGATCTGGTGATCTGTCACCTGGACCAGGGCGCGACGCTGAACATGGAACTGACCGCTGACGTCGGCAAGGGCTATGTCCCCGCCGTCGCCAACCGTCCGGCCGATGCGCCGATCGGCCTTATCCCGATCGACGCGCTCTACTCGCCGGTCCGTCAGGTCGCCTACAAGGTGGACAACACCCGCGTCGGCCAGGAACTGGACTATGACAAGCTGTCGCTGACCGTCGAAACCGACGGCACCGTCACGCCGGAAGACGCGGTGGCCTATGCCGCCCGCATCCTGCAGGACCAGCTTCAGCTGTTCGTCCACTTCGAGGACGCGCTGCCCGTCGCCGCTCCGGCCGCTGGCGCCTCTGCCTCGGCCGCTTCGGAAGGCGAGAGCGACACCAACCAGATCAACCGCTACCTGCTCAAGAAGGTGGACGAGCTGGAACTGTCGGTCCGCAGCGCCAACTGCCTCAAGAACGACAACATCATCTATATCGGCGATCTCGTCCAGAAGACCGAAGCCGAGATGCTGCGCACCCCCAATTTCGGCCGCAAGTCGCTGAACGAAATCAAGGAAGTGCTGTCGTCCATGGGCTTGCGCCTGGGCATGGACATCCCCGGCTGGCCGCCGGAAAATATCGAGGAAATGGCCAAGAAGCTCGAACAGGAGCTGCTGGGCTGA